The following proteins are encoded in a genomic region of Pseudomonadota bacterium:
- a CDS encoding SDR family oxidoreductase, with product MRRLDNKISIVTGAGSGIGRAITLRFASEGSKVMAVDIDGSEKKVSVEAQGEVFPFKCDVSRPDQVSNMINECRKNFGKLDIICNNAGINVAPKRLHEYSIEEWDKVMNVNLRGAFFVMKNSIKLMLESGGGSIINTSSIGAFRASPMVSAYLASKGAINMLTRATALEYVNDGIRVNAVCPGAVKTPIFDDAPPGFLETLVSQIPMGRLCEPDEVASLTLFLASDEASHITGATYIIDGGRSAG from the coding sequence ATGAGACGATTGGACAATAAAATTTCTATTGTTACCGGTGCCGGTTCGGGCATTGGAAGGGCAATTACGTTAAGATTTGCCTCCGAAGGTTCAAAGGTAATGGCGGTCGATATTGACGGCAGCGAAAAAAAAGTTTCAGTAGAAGCACAAGGAGAAGTATTTCCTTTTAAATGTGATGTAAGCAGACCCGATCAGGTTTCCAATATGATAAATGAATGTCGTAAAAATTTTGGTAAACTTGATATTATATGCAATAATGCCGGAATAAACGTCGCTCCAAAACGCCTTCATGAATACAGTATTGAAGAGTGGGATAAAGTAATGAACGTTAATTTACGTGGTGCATTCTTCGTTATGAAAAATTCAATTAAACTAATGCTGGAAAGCGGCGGTGGTTCCATCATTAATACAAGTTCAATCGGCGCTTTTCGGGCAAGCCCTATGGTATCGGCTTATCTTGCCTCAAAAGGAGCAATTAATATGCTTACACGTGCAACGGCTCTCGAATATGTAAATGACGGCATCCGTGTAAACGCAGTCTGTCCGGGTGCTGTCAAAACGCCCATATTCGATGATGCTCCGCCGGGATTTTTAGAAACTCTTGTATCACAAATACCCATGGGAAGATTATGCGAACCGGACGAAGTAGCATCTCTGACACTCTTTCTTGCATCGGATGAAGCATCTCATATAACAGGAGCTACATATATTATAGATGGAGGAAGAAGCGCCGGTTGA
- a CDS encoding glucose 1-dehydrogenase gives MKLKDKTAIITGGGSGIGKAIAIAMAKEGANIVITDLVEERLTATERDIKAYGRDVLALKSDVSVIADIKNMVNKTIERFSKIDILVNNAGVYTPGPFLEKDEAAFEQVVAINQKGVFFCTQLVAREMVKRKYGKIIGICSSTARIGVPMYSDYVGTKGAMLAMTRAMAAELSPLGINVNAIACGLTPETSTFRTTNFPQEDINFMINMTPMRRTGTVDDYTAIAILLASDEASFITGQTISVDGGVSMP, from the coding sequence ATGAAATTAAAAGACAAAACTGCGATCATCACCGGTGGAGGCTCAGGTATAGGAAAAGCTATTGCGATAGCGATGGCAAAAGAAGGTGCAAATATCGTTATTACAGACCTTGTTGAAGAAAGGCTTACGGCAACAGAGCGGGATATTAAAGCATACGGGCGGGATGTACTTGCCTTAAAATCTGATGTATCCGTTATAGCAGATATAAAAAATATGGTTAATAAAACCATAGAAAGATTTTCAAAGATAGATATTCTTGTAAACAATGCCGGTGTTTATACACCGGGTCCGTTTCTTGAAAAAGACGAAGCCGCTTTTGAGCAGGTGGTGGCTATAAATCAAAAGGGAGTTTTTTTCTGTACCCAGCTTGTAGCAAGAGAAATGGTTAAAAGAAAATATGGTAAAATTATCGGGATATGCTCATCCACAGCAAGAATAGGAGTGCCGATGTATTCGGATTATGTGGGAACCAAAGGCGCTATGCTTGCTATGACACGGGCTATGGCGGCTGAACTCAGCCCTCTCGGGATAAATGTGAATGCTATCGCATGTGGCTTAACTCCTGAAACCAGCACCTTCCGAACGACCAATTTTCCTCAGGAAGACATTAACTTTATGATTAACATGACACCGATGCGCAGAACCGGCACAGTTGATGATTACACAGCGATTGCCATACTTCTGGCTTCGGATGAAGCTTCATTTATTACAGGTCAGACTATTTCTGTTGACGGCGGTGTAAGTATGCCGTGA
- a CDS encoding molybdopterin-dependent oxidoreductase: MTSQKKIKTLCGMCPWACGIVVSVENEKVVKIEGDTDHPWNHGKLCPKAAGIIDYVYSPDRIKYPMKKVDGEFKRISWDEAFDIMATELNKIKENYGAKSWAVLEGMSFVCQGFTSMTLLQRFCDAYGSPNFITPESMCYLSRITANMLTLGKFPAADPENSKCIILWGHNPAESNFITAEQIMNAKKKGAKLIVIDPRKTSFAKKADIHAQIRPGTDCALALSMLNVIISDNLYDTQFVEKWTTGFDELAEHIKAYPPGKTEQITLVPEKIIRSMAHLFAANKPACIVEGINTLQQVPTGFQSQRAILILQSITANIDITGGLLAVDLGGPEIPSVANCSPLRLADTPKEPSMGQEQFPILVQGGWTAQGMLLPDMILTGKPYPIKGLAVVGSNPLLTWPNTNKMRSALEKLDFLAVILTTMNETAELADLILPEASFLERSEIWEILSISFAKPFINLRNKAIDFYESMPNPEIWIKLAKRMGYEKYFPWKDMNELLEYSYGPTELDLKALFGKTNCIPFGEIKYKQYEKEGFKTPSGKIEIVSSVMKQLGLEPLPVYNEPTESPFGSPELAKEYPVILTTGSRTLQYTHSSFREIEKFKKKMPEPNGEIHPETAKLYGINDGELMIVETKRGKIEIKAKTTEDILPNTLSIPHGWAKHNVNALTDEKSVDPVTGYPALKALLCKISPKKE, translated from the coding sequence ATGACTAGCCAAAAAAAAATCAAAACATTATGCGGAATGTGTCCCTGGGCTTGCGGAATAGTTGTTTCGGTTGAAAATGAAAAGGTCGTCAAGATAGAAGGAGATACAGATCATCCCTGGAATCATGGAAAACTTTGTCCCAAAGCGGCAGGGATCATAGATTATGTATACTCCCCCGATCGCATAAAATATCCAATGAAGAAAGTTGACGGAGAATTTAAAAGAATTTCATGGGATGAAGCATTTGATATTATGGCTACTGAGTTAAACAAAATAAAGGAGAATTACGGTGCAAAATCCTGGGCGGTATTGGAAGGTATGTCATTTGTATGCCAGGGATTTACTTCAATGACCTTGCTCCAAAGATTTTGTGATGCTTACGGGAGCCCTAATTTCATAACTCCGGAAAGCATGTGCTACCTGTCACGTATTACGGCCAATATGCTTACTCTTGGTAAATTTCCTGCCGCTGATCCTGAAAACAGCAAATGCATTATTTTATGGGGGCATAATCCTGCTGAATCCAATTTTATAACCGCCGAGCAGATTATGAATGCTAAGAAGAAGGGCGCAAAACTAATTGTGATTGATCCCCGCAAGACTTCTTTCGCAAAAAAAGCTGACATCCATGCTCAAATAAGACCCGGTACTGATTGTGCTTTAGCGCTTTCTATGTTAAATGTAATCATTTCAGATAATTTATATGATACACAGTTTGTTGAAAAATGGACAACCGGTTTTGATGAATTAGCTGAGCATATAAAAGCTTATCCTCCGGGAAAAACCGAACAAATAACTTTGGTTCCCGAAAAGATCATTAGAAGCATGGCACATCTTTTTGCAGCCAATAAACCTGCTTGTATTGTAGAAGGAATTAATACGCTACAGCAGGTTCCAACAGGATTTCAAAGCCAGAGAGCAATACTGATCCTGCAATCAATTACTGCAAATATTGATATTACCGGAGGCCTGCTCGCTGTTGATCTTGGCGGACCTGAGATTCCTTCTGTTGCAAATTGTTCACCGCTTAGATTAGCAGACACTCCCAAGGAGCCATCTATGGGACAGGAGCAATTTCCGATTCTGGTTCAGGGCGGCTGGACGGCACAGGGAATGTTGTTGCCGGATATGATATTAACCGGTAAACCTTATCCCATTAAAGGTCTTGCAGTAGTAGGGTCAAACCCGCTTTTAACCTGGCCGAATACCAACAAGATGAGAAGCGCTTTGGAAAAACTGGATTTTTTAGCTGTTATACTGACAACAATGAATGAAACAGCCGAGCTGGCAGATCTTATTCTGCCTGAAGCAAGCTTTTTGGAAAGAAGTGAAATCTGGGAAATTCTCTCAATCTCCTTTGCAAAACCGTTTATAAATTTGCGCAATAAAGCAATTGATTTTTATGAGAGTATGCCTAATCCGGAAATCTGGATCAAACTGGCTAAACGTATGGGATATGAAAAGTACTTCCCATGGAAAGATATGAATGAATTGCTTGAATACAGCTACGGGCCCACGGAGCTGGATCTTAAAGCATTATTCGGCAAAACCAATTGCATACCCTTTGGAGAAATAAAGTATAAACAGTATGAGAAAGAAGGGTTTAAAACGCCTTCGGGTAAGATTGAAATAGTTTCTTCCGTTATGAAACAACTCGGGTTGGAACCTTTGCCGGTTTACAATGAACCGACAGAATCTCCTTTCGGTTCTCCCGAGCTTGCAAAAGAATACCCGGTAATTCTTACTACAGGATCCAGAACACTCCAATATACGCACTCATCTTTCAGGGAGATTGAAAAATTTAAGAAAAAAATGCCCGAACCTAATGGAGAAATTCACCCGGAAACCGCAAAGCTTTATGGTATCAACGATGGTGAGTTGATGATAGTAGAAACTAAAAGGGGTAAAATTGAGATCAAGGCAAAAACTACGGAAGATATTCTTCCGAACACTTTAAGTATTCCTCATGGCTGGGCCAAACATAATGTGAATGCACTTACGGATGAAAAATCCGTAGATCCTGTTACCGGTTACCCGGCTCTTAAAGCACTGCTTTGTAAAATCAGCCCCAAAAAAGAATAA
- a CDS encoding FAD-dependent oxidoreductase encodes MSKNSIGKEEKDCVSVSSPPPGLTGMIYSAKTGEKSKKPVSSKTDPILPVKEPDNWDDEADLVVVGGGGAGLAAALRAAQKGASVILVEMGAETGGATQHATGAICFGSKAQKRIKGLELPPLEAIYGMALAGSNYSINPHLLRTILYKGAETMDWIEDLGIEWEVMTLWNVPNCHVPKGTLDKHWLMAQKDVTNLLEKLGREKGVKYLLKTHACALVKKDNRIVGLKVRRGKEYMYLKAKKGVILAAGGLSNNRELLKIYIPQAYIGCGASMDMPSAMGGVFRMGLGAGADIAGVNSISIFDGGIPYFEKTGSFYRYLYSGDVQLSRQPWLFINKCCERFINEDPASLQLGFISKGSAVMSQPGGRAYVIFDSDYEKNINIFKGDFCEHPLTPDLPGMDKWNESICPKDWRIAVKKAIDLEIIKTDPSIEGLAQKLELDPARFEERVVSYNKMCEAGVDHEFGKKTEFLIPIKNPPFYGIKVGSNIGASQCGLRVNEHFQVLDINCAVIPGLYAAFHSAGGAIGENMMGGSVLADCHLAYTSGYVAGEQASTKD; translated from the coding sequence ATGAGTAAAAATAGTATTGGTAAAGAAGAAAAAGATTGTGTTTCTGTTAGTTCACCCCCGCCCGGACTTACGGGAATGATATATTCTGCTAAAACAGGCGAAAAATCTAAAAAACCGGTTTCTTCCAAGACAGATCCGATACTGCCTGTTAAAGAACCTGATAATTGGGATGACGAAGCTGATCTGGTAGTTGTCGGTGGAGGCGGAGCCGGACTGGCTGCTGCTCTTCGTGCGGCGCAAAAAGGTGCTTCGGTAATTCTGGTTGAAATGGGAGCTGAAACCGGCGGTGCCACCCAGCATGCCACAGGAGCAATATGTTTTGGAAGCAAAGCCCAAAAGCGCATTAAAGGATTAGAGCTACCGCCTTTGGAAGCTATTTATGGTATGGCTCTGGCCGGTTCCAATTATTCAATAAATCCTCATTTGCTTCGCACCATATTATATAAGGGCGCTGAAACCATGGATTGGATAGAGGATCTTGGAATTGAATGGGAAGTAATGACTCTTTGGAATGTGCCCAATTGTCATGTACCTAAAGGAACGTTGGATAAACATTGGCTAATGGCGCAAAAAGACGTAACCAACTTGCTTGAAAAGCTGGGCAGGGAAAAGGGTGTAAAATACCTGCTGAAAACGCATGCTTGTGCTCTGGTGAAAAAAGATAACCGGATTGTAGGACTTAAAGTAAGAAGAGGCAAAGAATATATGTATCTGAAAGCCAAAAAAGGCGTTATTCTTGCCGCAGGCGGTTTGTCCAACAACCGTGAATTGCTTAAAATCTATATTCCTCAAGCTTACATAGGCTGTGGGGCATCCATGGATATGCCGTCTGCAATGGGTGGTGTATTCCGTATGGGGCTTGGTGCAGGTGCGGATATTGCCGGGGTAAACTCCATTTCAATTTTTGACGGAGGAATACCTTACTTTGAAAAAACAGGCTCTTTTTACCGCTATCTTTACTCAGGAGATGTGCAGTTATCAAGACAGCCATGGCTTTTTATAAATAAATGCTGTGAAAGATTTATTAATGAAGACCCAGCTTCCCTGCAATTAGGTTTTATCAGTAAGGGGTCAGCCGTAATGTCCCAGCCCGGTGGTCGCGCTTATGTGATCTTTGACAGTGATTATGAAAAAAATATAAATATTTTTAAAGGAGACTTTTGTGAACATCCGCTTACGCCGGATCTTCCAGGAATGGATAAATGGAATGAAAGCATATGTCCGAAAGACTGGCGAATAGCCGTAAAAAAAGCTATTGATCTGGAAATAATAAAAACAGACCCGTCCATAGAAGGGCTTGCACAAAAGCTGGAACTCGACCCGGCCAGGTTTGAAGAAAGAGTCGTTAGCTACAATAAGATGTGTGAAGCAGGTGTTGATCATGAATTCGGAAAAAAAACCGAATTTCTTATTCCGATTAAGAATCCCCCGTTTTATGGCATAAAGGTAGGTTCAAATATAGGAGCCAGTCAATGTGGCCTGCGGGTTAATGAACATTTTCAGGTGTTGGATATAAATTGCGCAGTGATACCAGGGCTATATGCCGCTTTCCATTCTGCAGGAGGAGCAATAGGCGAAAATATGATGGGTGGATCGGTACTTGCCGATTGTCATCTGGCTTATACATCCGGATATGTTGCCGGTGAACAGGCATCCACCAAAGATTAA
- a CDS encoding 2-naphthoyl-CoA reductase: MELILTKGGVAIMFENLCKPITIGNHVVKNRMKYAATVDNFCDTKNGNVIDREIEYLRERAKGGFGIVVSQGGYTHILGKGYVGQMGLVEESHLAGLKVLADAINAEGAMSIGQIMHTGRYGHAHEYGIHEAIAGGKTVGPEPVGPTAMSSPIKRYSPCREMTNEEIEEQIQAHIVAARMFKQTGWHGVEVCAIVGYLIADFLSRWTNKRTDKWGGSLENRARFLIEILKGIRAEVGDDYPLVMRLNATDLIEGGNTNEEYIEIAKMCEAAVRIDLFSITVGWHESPGAAITAEKRPGDWLHLADEWKKAKIKSPICMAYRMNQPDVAEKAVADGRIDIWEMCRPGIADPYLPKKVIEGRPEDINTCTACNQGCFYYVFIDAVMGCMINPRVGNEWDPAYAINPVAKKKKVLIVGAGPSGMECARLAAIRGHDVTIVEKSDSIGGEVKLGVKSPLLYDWAETIRYYKAQIEKLGIKLKLNTEATADSIKAEAPEVLVIATGGKPSRPKIDGIDNKIVTNVFDVLEGKVKLGDKVVFIGGNEISIQTAEYVAEQGKEVTVLEKGKHICFDVNIFNILQHRRLMAKLNMKSMTNVTVNEITDDGVEISTAGGKDVSIEADTVVVAEGMDSEDTLAKAVGTTIAPEVYTIGDCAGVRKLYEAIHDGYKMGVKI, encoded by the coding sequence ATTGAATTAATATTAACAAAAGGAGGAGTAGCAATTATGTTTGAAAATTTATGTAAGCCCATTACAATTGGAAATCATGTAGTAAAAAACAGAATGAAATATGCCGCAACGGTTGATAATTTCTGTGATACTAAAAATGGTAATGTTATTGATCGTGAAATAGAATACCTAAGAGAAAGAGCCAAGGGCGGTTTTGGTATCGTCGTTTCTCAGGGTGGATATACCCATATTCTGGGTAAAGGCTATGTAGGCCAGATGGGCCTGGTAGAAGAAAGCCATCTTGCCGGCCTTAAGGTGTTGGCCGATGCAATTAATGCTGAAGGTGCTATGTCAATAGGACAGATTATGCATACCGGTAGATATGGTCATGCCCATGAATATGGCATCCATGAAGCAATCGCCGGAGGCAAGACAGTCGGTCCCGAGCCTGTCGGACCAACAGCAATGTCAAGCCCGATAAAACGTTATTCGCCTTGCCGTGAGATGACTAATGAAGAAATTGAAGAGCAGATTCAAGCTCATATCGTTGCTGCCAGAATGTTTAAGCAAACCGGATGGCACGGTGTTGAAGTATGTGCAATAGTTGGATATCTTATTGCTGATTTCTTGAGCAGATGGACAAATAAAAGAACTGATAAGTGGGGCGGATCACTGGAAAACAGGGCAAGATTCCTCATTGAGATTTTAAAAGGAATCAGAGCCGAAGTTGGAGATGATTATCCGCTTGTTATGAGGCTCAACGCCACAGACCTTATCGAAGGCGGAAATACCAATGAAGAATATATAGAAATTGCCAAAATGTGCGAAGCTGCTGTAAGAATCGACCTCTTCAGTATTACTGTAGGCTGGCATGAATCCCCGGGTGCAGCAATTACTGCTGAAAAAAGACCTGGTGACTGGCTGCATCTTGCAGATGAATGGAAAAAAGCCAAAATTAAATCGCCTATTTGTATGGCTTATCGTATGAATCAACCCGATGTAGCTGAAAAAGCCGTAGCAGATGGAAGAATAGATATTTGGGAAATGTGCCGTCCCGGTATTGCCGATCCTTATCTTCCCAAAAAAGTTATCGAAGGACGTCCTGAAGATATTAATACCTGTACCGCATGTAACCAGGGCTGCTTTTACTACGTATTCATTGATGCCGTTATGGGTTGTATGATAAATCCAAGAGTAGGAAACGAATGGGATCCTGCATACGCTATTAATCCTGTTGCAAAGAAAAAGAAAGTACTTATTGTTGGTGCCGGTCCTTCCGGTATGGAATGTGCTCGACTTGCCGCAATCAGAGGCCATGATGTAACAATAGTAGAAAAAAGCGATTCTATTGGTGGAGAAGTAAAATTGGGTGTAAAATCACCTCTGCTTTATGATTGGGCTGAAACAATTCGTTATTACAAAGCACAGATTGAGAAACTTGGAATCAAGTTAAAACTTAATACCGAAGCTACAGCAGATTCCATTAAGGCAGAAGCTCCGGAAGTTCTTGTAATTGCTACAGGCGGCAAACCTTCCAGACCTAAAATAGACGGAATCGACAATAAAATAGTTACAAACGTATTTGACGTTCTTGAAGGAAAAGTTAAATTAGGTGATAAGGTCGTATTTATAGGTGGCAATGAAATATCTATTCAAACGGCAGAATATGTTGCTGAGCAGGGTAAAGAAGTTACTGTTCTGGAAAAAGGTAAGCACATTTGTTTTGATGTTAACATCTTCAATATTCTTCAACACAGAAGGCTTATGGCCAAACTTAATATGAAGAGTATGACCAATGTCACAGTTAATGAAATTACCGACGACGGTGTTGAAATTTCTACAGCAGGCGGAAAAGATGTAAGTATTGAAGCTGACACTGTAGTTGTAGCCGAAGGCATGGATTCAGAAGATACACTTGCAAAAGCCGTTGGTACAACAATAGCCCCGGAAGTATACACCATTGGCGATTGTGCTGGAGTACGTAAACTTTATGAAGCAATTCATGACGGCTATAAAATGGGTGTAAAGATTTAA
- a CDS encoding dihydro-2-naphthoyl-CoA reductase, protein MTLKNVFSPININGIEIQNRVRMSPMALGYAEDGRSTKRFAQFFEERAKGGVGIIDWALWPYRTEHGYFPWTHDDKFIPGLAMTVDAVHKHGTKIVGQFGTGYGWAFGDGPVEIIGPSGVNLLGRPSTPFRVGTPTNAKRLLERPLTIQEIQIIIETYGQCAKRLRTAGFDGVELMLGAGYTLARFISTETNKRTDEYGGDLDGRMRIIREIIESIKNHAGSDFPILAKISGAQFTKHGYTLEECATEIVPRLVGMGICAVDVVVGWHEAPVGMLSNSVRPGQYLYLGEAVKKNVKIPVICGDRTNDLRDADKAIGEGKIDIMTLGRQLLSDPATCNKAKEGRFEDIRPCMCCAWCLETVDTPCICSVNPRLGIEYQYSEEPPKAKKAKKILIVGGGPGGMEAALVAKQRGHDVTLMEKQDKVGGMLAVAAVAPHKEDTQYLVDYYRTQIAKSGIELKTGKAATLSDVFEMNPDEVIISTGTKPFIPKVPGMAKSNVILGTDVLMGKKEVGDMTVIIGGGMVGCEVAEFLLQKGKKMVMLEMLPRVASDVPRALRFDLMMRLKKAKLQMETDLMVTRITEYGVWGERTTFQYGPNEAFFEGDTIVVAAGYKSEHALAKELEGKVSVHRIGDSNKPGRVKDAIMDGYMTALKI, encoded by the coding sequence ATGACTCTTAAAAATGTATTCAGTCCAATAAATATAAACGGCATCGAGATACAAAACAGAGTTCGGATGTCTCCGATGGCGCTTGGTTATGCGGAAGACGGGCGATCAACTAAACGTTTTGCCCAGTTTTTTGAAGAAAGAGCCAAAGGCGGTGTCGGTATTATAGATTGGGCATTATGGCCATACAGAACTGAACATGGTTATTTCCCATGGACCCATGATGATAAATTTATCCCCGGCCTTGCGATGACAGTTGATGCCGTCCATAAACACGGTACCAAAATTGTCGGGCAGTTCGGAACAGGGTATGGTTGGGCTTTTGGTGATGGTCCTGTAGAAATAATAGGCCCTTCAGGAGTAAATCTTCTTGGCAGACCCAGCACACCGTTTAGGGTTGGTACTCCGACAAATGCGAAAAGACTTCTTGAAAGACCTTTAACCATCCAGGAAATCCAAATAATTATTGAAACATACGGACAATGCGCAAAGAGACTGAGAACGGCCGGTTTTGACGGTGTTGAGCTGATGCTTGGCGCAGGTTATACGCTTGCCCGCTTTATTTCAACCGAAACAAACAAGAGAACCGATGAGTATGGCGGAGATCTTGATGGCAGAATGAGAATTATTCGTGAAATCATTGAAAGCATAAAAAATCACGCAGGCAGTGATTTTCCGATCTTAGCAAAAATCTCGGGAGCCCAGTTTACTAAACACGGCTATACCCTGGAAGAATGCGCAACCGAAATCGTTCCCAGACTTGTAGGCATGGGAATTTGCGCAGTAGATGTTGTTGTAGGTTGGCATGAAGCTCCTGTCGGAATGCTCAGCAATTCGGTAAGACCAGGACAGTATTTATATCTTGGTGAAGCTGTAAAGAAAAATGTTAAGATACCTGTAATCTGCGGAGACAGAACCAATGATTTAAGAGATGCGGACAAAGCAATAGGTGAAGGCAAGATCGATATTATGACATTAGGCCGCCAGTTGCTTTCCGATCCTGCAACATGCAATAAAGCAAAAGAAGGCCGTTTTGAAGATATCCGTCCGTGTATGTGCTGTGCATGGTGTCTTGAAACTGTTGATACTCCGTGCATTTGCAGCGTAAATCCCAGATTAGGCATTGAATATCAGTACAGTGAAGAACCGCCTAAAGCAAAAAAGGCTAAAAAGATTCTTATAGTAGGTGGTGGACCTGGCGGTATGGAAGCTGCCCTTGTTGCCAAACAAAGAGGCCATGATGTTACGTTGATGGAAAAACAGGATAAGGTTGGCGGTATGCTCGCAGTAGCCGCTGTTGCACCGCATAAAGAAGACACTCAATATCTTGTTGATTATTATCGTACACAAATCGCAAAAAGCGGCATAGAACTTAAAACAGGCAAGGCAGCGACTTTAAGCGATGTATTTGAAATGAATCCTGATGAAGTTATTATCTCAACCGGGACAAAACCTTTTATACCAAAAGTTCCGGGCATGGCAAAATCTAACGTAATATTAGGTACTGACGTGCTCATGGGTAAAAAAGAAGTCGGAGATATGACGGTTATTATCGGCGGTGGTATGGTTGGATGCGAAGTTGCAGAATTTCTGCTTCAAAAGGGTAAGAAAATGGTTATGCTGGAAATGCTTCCGCGTGTTGCCAGTGATGTGCCCCGCGCATTGAGATTTGATTTGATGATGCGATTGAAAAAAGCAAAACTTCAGATGGAAACCGATCTTATGGTTACCCGAATCACGGAATATGGAGTGTGGGGAGAACGGACAACTTTTCAATACGGACCAAATGAAGCATTTTTTGAAGGCGATACAATAGTAGTTGCTGCCGGTTATAAATCGGAACATGCCCTTGCAAAAGAGCTTGAAGGAAAAGTTTCAGTACATAGAATCGGCGATTCCAATAAACCCGGAAGAGTAAAAGATGCTATAATGGACGGCTATATGACAGCCCTAAAGATATAG
- a CDS encoding NAD(P)H-dependent oxidoreductase subunit E produces MSHKHNIIVCQGTGCISGGSEVILSSLQEEVEKQNLGDTVLVKQTGCHGFCQRGPLVVIEPEGTFYSHVTTEDTAEIAQSLTDGGKPVERLFYRDPVTDEVLPNYNDIPFYNKQQRTLLKNCGHIDPENIDDYLAADGYEALKKVLTTMTPEQVIDEVKRSGLRGLGGAGFPAGRKWEACYKAQGDTKYVICNADEGDPGAFQDRSVIEGTPHSLLEGMVIAGYAIGAKVGYIYVRAEYPLAVKRLRTAISKAKRKKFLGKKILGTDFNFTIEVFQGAGAFVCGESTALVLSIEGKRGMPKASPRPRTTEVGLWDKPTLLNNVKTLAYIPQIIHNGADWFSSMGTEKSKGTVILALTGKVVNNGLIEVPMGITLREIIFGIGGGIPDGKKFKAVQTGGPSGGCLPEHLLDLPVDFDSLNDAGSIMGSGGIVVMDEETCMVDVARYFLDFTQRESCGQCIPCRLGTKQMFDILNDISKGKGQPEDIDMLLEIGEAVAKTSLCALGKTAPNPVITTLRFFRHEYEAHINEKRCPAGVCHMPES; encoded by the coding sequence ATGTCCCATAAGCATAATATAATTGTTTGCCAGGGTACAGGTTGTATATCCGGAGGATCTGAAGTAATTCTTTCTTCATTGCAGGAAGAAGTTGAAAAACAAAATTTAGGAGATACCGTTTTAGTTAAACAAACCGGATGCCATGGTTTTTGCCAGAGAGGCCCTCTTGTAGTTATTGAACCTGAGGGGACTTTTTACTCTCATGTGACCACTGAAGATACTGCTGAAATTGCTCAATCACTTACAGACGGTGGCAAACCTGTTGAACGCCTTTTTTACCGTGACCCTGTTACCGATGAAGTATTGCCTAATTATAATGATATACCTTTTTACAACAAACAACAGCGTACACTACTGAAAAACTGCGGGCATATAGATCCTGAAAATATTGATGACTATTTAGCCGCAGACGGTTATGAGGCACTGAAAAAAGTTCTAACTACCATGACACCGGAGCAGGTTATAGATGAGGTCAAACGTTCAGGGCTTCGCGGTCTTGGCGGTGCCGGTTTTCCTGCTGGACGCAAATGGGAAGCCTGTTATAAAGCACAAGGGGATACAAAATACGTTATATGCAATGCCGATGAAGGTGATCCAGGAGCTTTTCAGGATCGTTCGGTTATTGAAGGAACACCGCATTCACTTCTTGAAGGAATGGTGATCGCCGGATATGCTATTGGCGCTAAAGTAGGCTATATATATGTAAGGGCTGAATATCCTCTTGCCGTTAAACGTTTAAGAACTGCTATTTCAAAGGCAAAGAGAAAGAAATTCCTCGGCAAAAAAATATTGGGGACCGATTTTAATTTCACCATTGAAGTTTTTCAGGGAGCCGGTGCTTTTGTATGCGGAGAATCTACGGCTTTGGTGCTTTCCATAGAAGGAAAACGAGGAATGCCTAAAGCATCTCCCCGTCCCCGTACTACTGAAGTCGGCCTATGGGATAAACCTACTTTGCTGAATAATGTTAAAACATTGGCTTATATTCCCCAGATAATTCATAACGGAGCCGATTGGTTTTCAAGCATGGGCACCGAAAAAAGCAAGGGTACAGTAATACTTGCTCTTACCGGTAAAGTAGTAAACAACGGCTTGATTGAAGTTCCTATGGGAATTACGCTTAGGGAAATTATATTCGGAATCGGTGGGGGAATACCAGATGGCAAAAAATTTAAGGCGGTTCAGACCGGTGGCCCTTCAGGTGGCTGCCTTCCCGAACATCTGCTCGATCTTCCCGTTGATTTCGATTCGCTAAATGATGCCGGATCAATAATGGGCTCCGGTGGTATCGTAGTTATGGATGAAGAAACCTGCATGGTTGATGTTGCACGATATTTTCTTGATTTCACACAAAGAGAATCTTGCGGGCAGTGCATACCATGCAGGCTTGGAACTAAGCAGATGTTTGATATATTAAATGATATATCAAAGGGCAAAGGCCAGCCGGAAGACATAGATATGCTGCTTGAAATCGGTGAAGCGGTTGCAAAGACATCTCTTTGCGCTTTAGGAAAAACCGCTCCGAACCCGGTTATTACAACACTTCGTTTTTTCAGACATGAATACGAAGCGCATATCAATGAAAAACGGTGTCCTGCCGGTGTTTGCCATATGCCTGAATCATAA